One Chaetodon trifascialis isolate fChaTrf1 chromosome 21, fChaTrf1.hap1, whole genome shotgun sequence genomic window carries:
- the oxld1 gene encoding oxidoreductase-like domain-containing protein 1, with translation MLGACVSGLRSSVSLQKLCVLSLLHPRHRLYRCPLQAWTRGPRSATIRCLSAGPDSPAPSTLTDSSECPEPEPSSTWSPDQGPPPAPTHCCMSGCHNCVWIEHAEQLLEYYHDGADRALAAIEENVLDENLKTYLKMELRLLRKT, from the exons ATGCTGGGCGCGTGTGTAAGCGGGCTGAGGTCGTCGGTGTCGCTACAGAAG ctgtgcgTCCTCTCCCTGCTGCACCCGAGACATCGGCTCTATCGCTGTCCTCTGCAGGCCTGGACGAGAGGCCCACGCAGTGCGACCATTCGCTGCCTCTCGGCCGGACCGGATTCACCCGCTCCCTCCACGCTGACTGACTCCTCTGAGTGCCCTGAACCAGAGCCCAGCTCCACCTGGTCTCCTGACCAGGGTCCACCACCTGCTCCCACCCACTGCTGCATGAGCGGCTGCCATAACTGTGTGTGGATCGAACACGcggagcagctgctggagtaCTACCACGACGGAGCCGACAGGGCGCTCGCTGCCATCGAGGAGAACGTCCTCGACGAGAACCTTAAAACCTACTTAAAGATGGAGCTCAGGCTCCTAAGAAAGACGTGA